Genomic DNA from Marinobacter sp. MDS2:
CAATTCCGCTCGATCCAGAATCTGTTTGGCGCCAAGAGATCTGAGATAACTTTCCTCTTCTAGCTTACCTGTTACCGCCGTCACCGAATAGCCTAACTTGGCCAGAATCGCGACGGCAACACTGCCGACGCCGCCGGTTGCGCCAGTGACTAAGATGTCGCCGGAATCCGGTGTGACGCCGTGTTTTTCCAACGCCAACACGCACAACATCGCGGTATACCCTGCGGTGCCGATGGCCATGGCCTGGCGCGTTGTAAACGATGCTGGTAGCGGAATCAGCCAATCACCTGACAAGCGCGCTTTCTGAGCAAGGCCACCCCAATGTTTTTCACCGACACCCCAGCCGTTGAGCACGACTTCATCACCGGCTTTAAACTCCGGGTTGGATGATTCAGTGACCACACCGGCCAAATCAATGCCCGGAACCATCGGGTAGGATTTCGCAATCGGAGCAGTGCCAGTAATCGCCAATGCATCCTTGTAGTTCAGCGTGCTGTAGGCGACATCGACGGAGACATCACCTTCCGGCAACCAAGCCTCGTCAATGGATTTTAGGGACACTTGCTGGTCGCCCCGGCTGCCTTCCATCAAAATACCTTTGAACATATTGCCTCCAACGATTCTGTTTTGTGATTT
This window encodes:
- a CDS encoding MDR family oxidoreductase, which encodes MFKGILMEGSRGDQQVSLKSIDEAWLPEGDVSVDVAYSTLNYKDALAITGTAPIAKSYPMVPGIDLAGVVTESSNPEFKAGDEVVLNGWGVGEKHWGGLAQKARLSGDWLIPLPASFTTRQAMAIGTAGYTAMLCVLALEKHGVTPDSGDILVTGATGGVGSVAVAILAKLGYSVTAVTGKLEEESYLRSLGAKQILDRAELSEPGKPLARETWAGAIDVAGGHVLASVCAGMKYRGVVAACGLAAGMDFPATVAPFILRSVTLCGVDSVMAPKKDRLEAWERLAQDLSPELLDSMITEVPFDEAIEAASQFMDGTIRGRIVIPVAE